The Stigmatella aurantiaca DW4/3-1 genome contains the following window.
TGACGCACGCACGCCTCAAGTTCATCTCGGGCGCGTCGCAGGTCACACTCAGGGCCAGCCCGGGCATCCCGGAACTCTACACGGCGCGCTTCGAGGGAAGGGCTCCCACCGTGAAGGAGGAGGCGGGAACCGTCTCCATCCAGTACCCCCGCTTCATGTTGCTCGACTGGCGCAAGCTCGCCGCGGACGTCCTCCTCAATGGTTCGATTCCCTGGCAGCTCGAGCTGCGAGGGGGGGTCTCGAAGCTGAACGCCGACCTGCGCGATCTCTTGCTGGAATCCATCGAGCTGTCCTCCGGTGCCAGCGACGTCACCATGAGGCTACCGAAGCCTTCCGGGACGGTGCCCATCCGCGTCGCGGGAGGGGTCAGTCACGTCACCTTTCTGCTCCCCGAAGGCACCGCGGCCCGGCTCCTGGTGAAGGGCGGCGTGAGCGCGCTGGCCTTCAACGAGCAGTCCCTTGGGGGCGTTGGTGGCCAAACGAGCCTGGAGACTCCCGGCTACAAGCACGCCACGGACCGCTTCGACTTCGAGATCGCCGGGGGTCCAGCGATCTGACCGTCGAGAGCCGGTGACGCTGAGCTATCGCACCCGTTCGATCCGGTGTTTGCGTCCCTTGATCCGGCCCTCGCTCAGCCGCTGGAACGCGACACGTGCGACGGCCTTGGAGACGGCGACATAGGACCACCGGTCCTGGATCTCGATCTTGCCCACGTCGGAGGCGCTCAGCCCTCCAGCCTCTCCGGTCAGCGCCCCCAGGATGTCCCCTGGCCTCATCTTGTCCTTGCGGCCCGCGGAGATGGAGAGCGTCTCCCAGGCGGAGGCCAGCGGGGAGCCTCCTGCCGCCGGAGGCAGCACCTCTTCGCTCATGCGCTCCTGCTTCACGCCCGTGGCCTGCTCGATGTCCTCGATCTTCTGCGTGTCTCGCGGGGTGGCCAGGGAGATGGCCAGCCCCCTCCTCCCCGCGCGCCCTGTGCGG
Protein-coding sequences here:
- a CDS encoding MarR family winged helix-turn-helix transcriptional regulator, which translates into the protein MSSRWKGREELLEALSRGIRDFSDQDVLFSQASADRLGLNLTDLKCLSILERTGAMTAGKLAEVTGLTSGAVTGLIDRLEKAGWARRVRNPKDRRHVIIEAVAERGADIDRLFSESRSALADIVSDYTEEQIGLVLDFLDRSSAMLRDETVKLRAVTEPKGTNDAGEFSGPLGTLTHARLKFISGASQVTLRASPGIPELYTARFEGRAPTVKEEAGTVSIQYPRFMLLDWRKLAADVLLNGSIPWQLELRGGVSKLNADLRDLLLESIELSSGASDVTMRLPKPSGTVPIRVAGGVSHVTFLLPEGTAARLLVKGGVSALAFNEQSLGGVGGQTSLETPGYKHATDRFDFEIAGGPAI